From one bacterium genomic stretch:
- a CDS encoding L-threonylcarbamoyladenylate synthase has translation MAEIVIAGAAAPGEFSADVAHALKSGGVVLSTTDTVCGLLCRDPLAVARIFDMKSRPAEMPIAILVNPDSRVVSWMVRELPLENWMRELLPGPLTVVVPADSVRDLLPADAILPGTATCGIRAVYYPPLWPVIEACGGLVFATSANLHGAPAPRSIAETDAAIRDAVDLIFDGGRCPYGAASCVVEIADERWIIRRDPAKTAELFVEWAPEETNHRDTEIAEDAENDALFWTCQPLVKFRGARRIVFRGSASMTSSQRDMLAALAAWSRYNARSLGP, from the coding sequence ATGGCGGAAATCGTAATCGCGGGCGCGGCCGCGCCGGGAGAATTCTCGGCCGACGTTGCGCACGCGCTCAAATCCGGCGGCGTCGTTTTGTCCACGACGGACACGGTGTGCGGGCTGTTGTGCCGCGATCCGCTCGCGGTTGCGCGGATATTCGATATGAAGTCGCGGCCCGCGGAAATGCCGATCGCGATTCTGGTGAATCCGGACAGCCGCGTCGTTTCGTGGATGGTGCGCGAGCTGCCGCTGGAAAACTGGATGCGGGAACTTTTGCCCGGGCCGCTGACGGTGGTCGTCCCCGCGGACTCGGTGCGCGATTTGCTGCCCGCGGACGCGATATTGCCGGGAACAGCTACCTGTGGGATACGCGCGGTCTACTATCCGCCGCTCTGGCCGGTGATCGAGGCCTGCGGCGGGCTCGTTTTCGCGACGAGCGCGAACCTGCACGGCGCGCCCGCGCCCCGCTCCATCGCGGAGACGGACGCGGCGATACGCGACGCGGTCGATTTGATTTTCGACGGCGGGAGATGCCCGTACGGCGCGGCGAGTTGCGTTGTTGAAATTGCGGACGAAAGGTGGATAATCCGCCGCGATCCGGCGAAAACAGCGGAGCTTTTTGTCGAATGGGCGCCGGAAGAGACAAACCACAGAGACACAGAGATCGCAGAGGATGCTGAAAACGACGCGCTATTCTGGACATGCCAGCCGCTTGTCAAATTCCGCGGCGCAAGGCGCATCGTTTTCCGCGGCAGCGCGTCGATGACTTCGTCCCAGCGCGACATGCTGGCCGCACTCGCAGCGTGGAGCCGTTATAATGCGCGCTCCCTTGGGCCGTAG